A window of Mucilaginibacter robiniae genomic DNA:
TTGAATTAAAGCTTTAAAGTCTTTCAAAGTACCTAGTTGCGGGTGTATAGCCTTATGCCCACCCAAACGGTTACCAATAGCCCAAGGTGAACCCGGATCATCAGGTCCTGCAGTTAAAGAATTATTCTTTCCTTTCCGGTTCTTTTCGCCGATGGGATGTATAGGTGGAAAATATAATACATCAAATCCCATTTTGGCCACACGTGGTAGTAGCTTTATTACGTCTTTGAAGTTGCCATGCTTACCCGGCTCTGCTGAGGCTGAACGGGGAAATAACTCATACCAGGTGCTATAAGCTGCTTTTTTACGCTCTACCTCTATCTGGTAAGTAATTGGAAACACCGTAACTAAGTTTTGGTGACGATGCTTGTACATCACCTTAGCAATTTCTTTACTCAGCGCTAAGGTAACGCTTTGCTCAGGACTACTAGATTGTTTAAACTGATCAATCCAGGTCAGTAGTTCGGGCTTATCGTTTATGTTTTCAGTTGCAGCTTCCTCTAACAATTCAACCCCAATTTGAAGTTCAACAGCAATATCTTGGCCTGCATCAAATTTTTTCTTTAATCCCTTTTTCCAGGTAGTATAATGGTCAACCCATCCTTCTATCCGGAACTCATAAAAACCTATCTTTTCTGCTTTGAAAATGGCCTCCCAATGGTCGTTAATTACAAAGGTCAATGGAATTTCAGTCCATTGGGCATCATTAGCATGCTTTACATAAGCACTTGCTGCAATTTCATCATGCCCATCGCTGAATATATCTGCCGAGAGTGTAAGCTCTTCGCCTATAACTGTTTTTGCCGGAAATCGGCCCTCTTCTACCGTTGGATATACATTGGTGATAATCACCCTTTTTTGGCCGCTTGAATCAGTCATCAGCTTTAACTTTATATTGTATTAGGTTAGTGTACTAATTTTGTTAACTAAAAACAACCCCATGTTTTTGTCATAAAATTAACCCCTATCTCATGCAAAATGTTTAATGAATGCTAAAATTGATACGTGAAAGCTTACGAAATCAACTTTTTCAAAAGTATAATTACCATAATGGGCTAGAAATAATTCCTACAATTACTTAATTCAACAAGCCAAATAATTCGAGGTTTATTTTGGGCATCTTTCATAATCGGCTATTTGAATAGCAATGTTATTTAGTCCTTAAAACAAGGGAGCCTTTCAGATATGTACCTGGAAGGCTCGTTCGCTTTGTAACTATTAAAATGTTTATTTAATATTGAAAATCAAAGCTTTATTTATCAAGAAAAGCTCACCGGAGCATTTTCTTCAATAAGTCGTTGCTGCTTTAACTCTTGCCAAAAATCTTCTGGAATTTCTACTTTCAATGATTGCACATTAGCCATAACCTGAGCTGCTGTATGCGCACCTGGAATTACAGAAATGGCAACGTCAGGATATAAAGCAAACTGTAAAGACGCTGTTCGTAAATCTACATTGTGCTTTTGAGAAATTTCTCGCAACTTATCACGCTTTGCTATGTATTCGGTCGGAATGGGTTTACTCGGATCATAATTATAACGTTCACTTCCCGACAAAAAGCCAGCATTCAGGTTAGAACCCATAACCAAAGCCATGTTGTTTTTTTTGATTTCAGGGAATACCTGGTTTAAAGCATTTTTATGATCGATGAGTGAGTATTGTGAAGCTAATAAAAATACATCCGGCTGAGCAACTTGTATAGTTTTCAAGATAGGTTCCGGACTGTTTACGCCTAATCCCCAACCTTTGATTAAGCCTTCTTCACGCATACGGGTTAACTCTGGGAATGCGCCTTTTTCGGCAATAGCAAAATGCTCCAGCCACTTACCTTCCAGCAATTTATTATCGGGTGATAAATCATGAACAAATACTATATCTAAACTGTCTATTCCTAAACGCTGCAAACTATCTTCAACTGATCTTCTCACCCCTTCCGCCGAGTAATCAAAAACCACGTTATTTGGAGAATGCGCTTCCGGAAAGTACTCAGCGCCTTTATTGTTTTTACTAGCCTTCAACAGCTTACCTACTTTTGAAGAAATGAAATAGTCTTCCCGGTTTTGATTATGTAAGAAGTGTCCATATCTACGTTCGGCCAATCCTAGGCCGTACCATGGAGAAACATCAAAATAGCGTACCCCTGCCTGCCATGCGGCTTGTAAAGTAGAGTACGCCTCTTCATCAGATACATACTCAAATTCATTACCTATAGCTACACCGCCTAAACCGATTTCAGGTAAATTCTCCTGAACCCAAGTACGTGCCTGTGATTGTTCCGTTGCTGTTGTCATCATTGTAAATTATTAATCAGAAGCACTCCTTAAACATTGTGCTCCTATCCATCGAACAACAGTTTAGGGCTGTAGTTTCGCGTCGATTAAACAAAAAGCAAAGTATTTAATTAATTATGTACAATAGGCATTAGCTCATTTAATATACTTGATAATACGACAATCAATGATACAACATGCTTCAACCAAATTATTAAACATATCATTTCTGGAACAAGGTCGAGATGATAGCCAGGTAGTA
This region includes:
- a CDS encoding aldo/keto reductase — its product is MMTTATEQSQARTWVQENLPEIGLGGVAIGNEFEYVSDEEAYSTLQAAWQAGVRYFDVSPWYGLGLAERRYGHFLHNQNREDYFISSKVGKLLKASKNNKGAEYFPEAHSPNNVVFDYSAEGVRRSVEDSLQRLGIDSLDIVFVHDLSPDNKLLEGKWLEHFAIAEKGAFPELTRMREEGLIKGWGLGVNSPEPILKTIQVAQPDVFLLASQYSLIDHKNALNQVFPEIKKNNMALVMGSNLNAGFLSGSERYNYDPSKPIPTEYIAKRDKLREISQKHNVDLRTASLQFALYPDVAISVIPGAHTAAQVMANVQSLKVEIPEDFWQELKQQRLIEENAPVSFS